One part of the Lytechinus pictus isolate F3 Inbred chromosome 3, Lp3.0, whole genome shotgun sequence genome encodes these proteins:
- the LOC129255427 gene encoding actin-related protein 2/3 complex subunit 4, whose amino-acid sequence MAATLRPYLNAVRSTLTAAMCLENFSSQVVERHNKPEVEVRSSKELLLAPVSVSRNEREKVLIEGSINSLRISIAIKQADEIEKILCHKFTRFMMLRADNFFILRRKPVEGYDISFLITNFHTEQMLKHKLVDFIIQFMEDIDKEISEMKLSVNARARIVAEEFLKKF is encoded by the exons GCTGCAACACTGAGACCATACCTTAATGCTGTTAGGTCAACATTGACTGCTGCTATGTGCCTAGAAAACTTCTCTTCACAAGTTGTTGAAAGACATAACAAACCAGAAGTAGAAGTCAG GAGTAGTAAAGAATTATTGTTGGCACCGGTATCAGTGAGCaggaatgaaagagaaaaagttCTAATAGAAGGTTCCATCAACTCACTCAGAATAAGCATCGCCATCAAACAG GCCGATGAAATTGAGAAGATCCTTTGTCACAAATTTACCCGTTTCATGATGCTCAGAGCAGATAACTTCTTTATTCTTAGAAGAAAACCTGTAGAG GGATATGATATCAGCTTCCTCATCACAAACTTCCACACAGAGCAGATGTTGAAACACAAGCTTGTTGACTTCATCATCCAGTTCATGGAAGACATTGATAAGGAGATCAGTGAAATGAAGCTCAGTGTCAATGCTCGTGCTAGGATTGTTGCAGAGGAGTTCCTCAAAAAG TTTTGA
- the LOC135153059 gene encoding uncharacterized protein LOC135153059, giving the protein MSAVEESNLVEEIREDRSPRSEISVHSMKSRTSQVAKSHASSLQSVKSERLSIKKHEASLKVKQSFEDDHLKLLQQETEVEQLFRKRRIALQQQLDKEEATFKRQQKEIAMRKDRLARRERLAQLTAIKQVLEEFEDEELGESDSEISFRGMRKEEKSERMQRFFDSQEKIHPHQSEKTGVHQKTEAVSDLSNPWVPAGLDSLVSSLEACVAQITRIAIGQSEVSNQLAATSQLPNIDVPMFSGEPMNYLLWKNAFDCMVDAKPISDSNKLNYLNTYVCGKAKEIVEHYLLLGEDDGYQKARAEIDRRFGNPSALSVAYTRKLCSWPRIASKDASGLRDFSDFLQKVLSAKTKVKNLGILDFPQENAKLVAKLPEYLEDEWREEIDRWRETNSPQSYPSFSCFVGFVKKAADRANIPELEPLRLNLSRRSPNGNARIFCISGLEDESSICPFCDGSHHLESCSSFLMKSIEERKLFFLKRKLCFGCALTDQHHGKECRNKRVCRICGGRHLTCLHEDRSKKTEDQGIPNQGANNTK; this is encoded by the coding sequence ATGTCGGCTGTAGAAGAGTCTAACTTAGTAGAAGAGATACGTGAAGATAGATCTCCTCGAAGTGAGATAAGTGTTCACAGTATGAAGAGTAGAACTAGCCAAGTGGCTAAGAGTCATGCAAGTTCTCTTCAGTCAGTGAAGAGTGAGAGACTGTCCATCAAGAAACATGAAGCCTCTCTTAAGGTTAAGCAGTCATTTGAAGATGACCATCTTAAACTGTTGCAGCAAGAAACAGAAGTCGAACAACTTTTTAGAAAGCGACGGATAGCTCTTCAACAGCAACTAGATAAGGAAGAAGCTACCTTTAAACGGCAACAGAAGGAGATTGCAATGAGAAAGGATCGCCTAGCTAGACGCGAGCGTTTAGCTCAATTGACTGCCATAAAGCAAGTATTAGAGGAATTTGAAGATGAAGAATTGGGCGAAAGTGATTCAGAGATTTCATTTAGAGGaatgagaaaggaagagaagagtGAGAGGATGCAGAGATTCTTTGATTCACAAGAAAAGATCCACCCCCATCAGTCAGAAAAGACAGGAGTTCATCAGAAAACCGAGGCAGTATCTGATCTCAGTAACCCATGGGTGCCAGCTGGGTTGGACAGTTTAGTATCATCGTTAGAAGCTTGTGTAGCCCAAATCACCCGCATTGCTATTGGACAAAGTGAAGTAAGTAACCAGTTGGCAGCAACTAGCCAACTACCAAATATTGATGTTCCAATGTTTAGTGGTGAACCGATGAATTATCTATTGTGGAAGAATGCATTTGATTGCATGGTGGATGCTAAGCCAATCAGTGACTCTAATAAATTGAACTACTTGAACACCTACGTTTGTGGAAAAGCTAAAGAAATTGTTGAACACTATTTGTTATTAGGAGAGGACGATGGTTATCAGAAGGCTCGTGCGGAAATTGATAGGAGGTTTGGCAACCCAAGTGCTCTCAGTGTTGCTTACACCAGAAAGCTCTGTTCGTGGCCACGTATTGCAAGTAAAGATGCAAGTGGATTGAGAGACTTTTCCGACTTCTTGCAGAAGGTCTTGTCAGCCAAGACGAAGGTCAAGAATCTAGGAATCCTGGACTTTCCCCAAGAGAATGCAAAGCTCGTAGCAAAGTTGCCAGAGTACTTGGAAGATGAATGGCGAGAGGAAATTGATAGATGGCGCGAAACTAATAGCCCCCAGAGTTATCCATCGTTCTCGTGTTTCGTTGGTTTTGTGAAGAAAGCAGCTGACAGAGCGAACATTCCTGAGTTGGAACCTTTAAGGTTAAACCTATCAAGGCGATCTCCAAATGGAAATGCACGGATCTTTTGCATCTCTGGGCTGGAGGATGAAAGCTCCATATGTCCTTTCTGTGATGGAAGCCATCACCTcgaatcatgttctagtttctTGATGAAATCTATTGAAGAGAGGAaattattctttttgaaaaGAAAGTTGTGTTTTGGTTGCGCTCTTACAGATCAACATCATGGTAAAGAATGTAGAAACAAGAGAGTGTGTAGAATCTGTGGAGGTAGACACCTTACATGTCTACATGAAGATAGGTCAAAGAAGACAGAAGACCAGGGAATTCCCAATCAAGGAGCCAACAACACAAAATga